The genomic segment CGACGCATATGGCCGTCACCCGGCGTTTGCGCAATGGGCGACCGCGCCGGAAATCCGCGGCTGGATGGAACTGTATTTCGGTGAAGAGCCGCGTCTGTCGCGTGCGCATCACAACTGCATGATGACCAAGCACCCGGCGTACGGCAGCCTGACCGGCTGGCATCGCGATGTGCGTTACTGGTCGTTCGAGCGGGACGATCTGGTGTCGGTGTGGCTCGCGGTAGGTTCCGAAACCGTCGACAACGGCGCTCTGTGGCTGGTGCCGAAATCGCACAACGCTCCGTTCACATCGGATCGTTTCGATGAAGCCAAGTTTTTCCGTTCGGATCTGGAAGAAAATCAGGCGTGGATTCGCAGTGCCGTGTCGCCCGAACTCAAAGCCGGCGACGTGGTGTTTTTCCACTGCAACACGCTGCATTCAGCGGGCAAGAATCTCAGCGATCAGGTGAAGTTTTCGCTCGTGTACACCTATCACGGTGCGAGCAATGTGCCGTTGCCGGGAACCCGGTCGGCGGCGAAGCCTGAGGTGGCGTTTTAATTTGCCGATTCCGGCAGCGGCGCTTGAATGTGTTTAATCAGCATTCGAACAGACAGACCACCAGGCGCCGCGCCAATCACGAATCCATTACCGCTTGCGTCCGGACAACGCCATGCCGGTGATTCCCGCAAGCGTCGCCACCACGCCACCCACGATCAGCATGATCGCCTTGTTGCTCGGCGAACCGGTGAAAAAGCGCGCGACGTCGCTGCTCACCGAATTGAACGCCTGCCCGCCGAAATACAACAACACGATACCGCCGACAATCAGCGCGATCGAAATCGCTTTCGTCATCTGATGCTCTCCCTTGACTTTGATCGGCCAAAGTTTAGGGGAGCGGTCAGCAATCGTCCATCCCGCATACTGGGCGCATGCACGTCTCGCTTCGATTGGCTAACATAGCGGTCTGCCTGCCGCTTTACCTCGATAAAACAGACAACAGATCGCAGCAGAACGCCTCCGCAGCACGCGATTGCCTCACGCCCGCAATGACCGGGTGACTT from the Paraburkholderia fungorum genome contains:
- a CDS encoding DUF3185 family protein, which translates into the protein MTKAISIALIVGGIVLLYFGGQAFNSVSSDVARFFTGSPSNKAIMLIVGGVVATLAGITGMALSGRKR
- a CDS encoding phytanoyl-CoA dioxygenase family protein is translated as MSLHSKKEQIHTLREQGFVVVPGLVSPERCEELKQIAQQQLVEAATPIEFEADLQYPGAPSSKHAPGGHTVRRLLDAYGRHPAFAQWATAPEIRGWMELYFGEEPRLSRAHHNCMMTKHPAYGSLTGWHRDVRYWSFERDDLVSVWLAVGSETVDNGALWLVPKSHNAPFTSDRFDEAKFFRSDLEENQAWIRSAVSPELKAGDVVFFHCNTLHSAGKNLSDQVKFSLVYTYHGASNVPLPGTRSAAKPEVAF